One region of Myxococcus stipitatus genomic DNA includes:
- a CDS encoding ABC transporter substrate-binding protein: MTRGSPVRVATWRTAWGLGWLLALLLTLGACKRAEPAPAPVDPAAARKGRSLFQRGISARDTPLMSHLAPERVELSGEVAACSRCHGPSGRGSQEGGVEVPDITPGALGHARVRAVGELEDRSRPAYTRTTLLRAVTEGVSASGRPLGVTMPRYSLTRVEQEELLAYLEQLGEHPDPGVSSTTLTIGAALPLTGRLGPLGQDVAAVVRAVFEDVNASGGLFRRELELVVEDDAELLAHPSPSTTGGGDATTRLLERGVLALAASLRQGPLPSDAALGREGTPLVLPLALRGGTGAEDSPVFFLYPDEPALARLAVQWLSRTREVELRRHALVVAHVGDAAGGAWLGAVRDEAARRELASPRELRLTLEAPASREGKAPTTLTRAASTRASPARERPDTSMTGTPWDLESFLRHAATALPPAVLYAGPPEGLATLLRALEAKSLAVPVLAPASLAIPEVVGPSSERVRFIYPAGLGERAPDLTAFAAFMERHQLKASHRGFQLGAYAAARVLVEALTRTGAEVTRAALVQQLESLRDFETGVSPPVTFGVNRRVGVQGGQLAELEPGSGRLSAASEWIPLSP; this comes from the coding sequence ATGACCCGAGGTAGCCCCGTGCGTGTCGCGACCTGGAGGACCGCGTGGGGCCTGGGCTGGCTGCTGGCGCTGCTGCTGACCCTCGGCGCCTGCAAGCGCGCCGAACCCGCCCCCGCGCCCGTGGACCCGGCGGCCGCGCGCAAGGGGCGGAGCCTCTTCCAGCGCGGCATCAGCGCGCGCGACACCCCGCTGATGAGCCACCTCGCCCCCGAGCGCGTCGAGCTGAGCGGCGAGGTGGCGGCGTGCTCGCGCTGCCACGGGCCCTCCGGACGGGGCAGCCAGGAGGGAGGCGTGGAGGTCCCGGACATCACCCCGGGCGCGCTCGGCCACGCCCGGGTCCGCGCGGTGGGAGAGCTGGAGGACCGCTCCCGTCCCGCATACACACGCACCACGCTGCTGCGCGCGGTGACGGAGGGCGTGTCCGCCAGCGGTCGCCCGCTGGGCGTCACCATGCCCCGCTATTCGCTCACGCGGGTCGAGCAGGAGGAGCTGCTCGCGTACCTGGAGCAGCTCGGGGAACACCCGGACCCCGGCGTCTCCTCCACCACGCTCACCATCGGCGCGGCCCTGCCCCTCACCGGTCGACTCGGTCCCCTGGGCCAGGACGTCGCCGCCGTCGTGCGCGCCGTCTTCGAGGACGTCAACGCGAGCGGCGGCCTCTTCCGACGCGAGCTGGAGCTGGTCGTCGAGGACGACGCGGAGCTCCTCGCCCACCCGAGCCCGTCGACCACGGGAGGGGGGGATGCCACCACGCGGCTGTTGGAGCGCGGCGTGCTCGCGCTCGCCGCCAGCCTCCGCCAGGGGCCCCTGCCCTCCGACGCCGCGTTGGGCCGCGAGGGCACGCCGCTGGTGCTCCCCCTCGCCTTGCGCGGTGGGACGGGCGCGGAGGACAGCCCCGTGTTCTTCCTCTACCCGGACGAGCCGGCACTGGCACGGCTGGCCGTGCAGTGGCTGTCCCGCACGCGAGAGGTCGAACTGCGGCGCCACGCGCTCGTGGTGGCCCACGTGGGCGACGCGGCGGGAGGCGCCTGGCTCGGCGCCGTGCGCGACGAGGCCGCGAGGCGAGAGCTGGCGTCGCCCAGGGAGCTGCGCCTCACCCTGGAGGCTCCGGCTTCACGGGAGGGGAAGGCGCCCACGACGCTGACGCGGGCCGCGTCGACGCGCGCCTCGCCCGCGCGCGAGCGACCCGACACGTCGATGACAGGCACGCCCTGGGACCTGGAGAGCTTCCTCCGTCACGCGGCCACCGCCCTGCCCCCGGCCGTGCTGTACGCGGGGCCCCCGGAGGGGCTGGCCACGTTGCTGCGGGCCCTGGAGGCGAAGTCGCTGGCGGTGCCCGTGCTCGCGCCCGCGAGTCTCGCCATCCCCGAGGTGGTGGGCCCCTCGTCCGAGCGCGTCCGGTTCATCTACCCCGCGGGGCTGGGAGAGCGGGCCCCCGACCTGACGGCCTTCGCCGCGTTCATGGAGCGCCACCAGCTGAAGGCCAGCCACAGGGGCTTCCAGCTGGGCGCCTACGCCGCGGCGCGCGTGCTCGTCGAGGCCCTGACCCGGACGGGCGCGGAGGTCACCCGCGCCGCGCTCGTCCAGCAGCTCGAGTCCCTGCGCGACTTCGAGACAGGGGTCTCTCCCCCCGTCACCTTCGGCGTCAATCGCCGGGTCGGGGTGCAGGGGGGACAGCTGGCCGAGTTGGAGCCCGGGAGCGGACGGCTCTCCGCCGCGTCGGAATGGATTCCCCTCTCACCCTGA
- a CDS encoding HAMP domain-containing sensor histidine kinase — protein sequence MTLARRLWLLGALVPALAAFVALALAGQLFRYDLERSLDRALLAQAAVESVSLFDGPGQKVHLHMAVSPLVEQVRPFAPHGYLHGPDGALVMRYPPGPVEGDPLADARHVPGVPGGAPVLMTHHLPDGSRWREVLVNVRSPHGERFLLRLAASLGQVDASVGTYHRMAFALAAVLGAALLVLQTQQARRLARRLGAITRHLGQLREGDFSRAPVEDAEPDEIGQLRAVLAEATERLRGARAAQERLIAGAAHELRTPLTLMRTSMDLALRRDRSPDALRASLLEARAEVDRLAVLAGNMLDLAVAGRGAWDRRRGDLSTLVTQSVEGARAEAERRGQLIRLETSGAAVAHFDAGALRQAVDNLLSNALKFSPEGGEVVVRLSRAGGRHQLRVVDSGPGIPLAEREAVFEPFHRVLGTRHTPGTGLGLAIVREVAEQHGGRAYIAPGREEAGAEVVLEVPASAPPERSG from the coding sequence GTGACGCTGGCGCGGCGGCTGTGGCTGCTGGGCGCGCTCGTACCGGCCCTGGCCGCGTTCGTGGCCCTGGCCCTGGCCGGACAGCTCTTCCGCTACGACCTGGAGCGCTCGTTGGATCGCGCGCTGCTCGCGCAGGCGGCGGTGGAGAGCGTGAGCCTCTTCGACGGGCCGGGGCAGAAGGTCCACCTGCACATGGCGGTGTCCCCGCTGGTGGAGCAGGTTCGCCCCTTCGCGCCGCATGGCTACCTGCATGGCCCGGATGGCGCGCTCGTGATGCGCTACCCGCCCGGGCCCGTCGAGGGAGATCCGCTGGCCGACGCGCGGCACGTCCCGGGTGTGCCGGGGGGAGCGCCCGTGCTGATGACCCACCATCTGCCGGATGGGAGCCGCTGGCGCGAGGTGCTGGTGAACGTGCGCTCACCGCATGGCGAGCGCTTCCTGTTGCGCCTGGCCGCGTCGCTGGGACAGGTGGATGCCTCGGTGGGGACCTACCACCGCATGGCGTTCGCGCTGGCGGCGGTGCTGGGGGCCGCGCTGCTGGTGCTGCAGACCCAACAGGCGCGGCGGCTCGCGCGGCGGTTGGGGGCCATCACCCGCCACCTGGGACAGCTTCGGGAGGGGGACTTCTCCCGCGCGCCCGTCGAGGACGCGGAGCCGGACGAGATTGGCCAGCTGCGCGCGGTGCTGGCGGAGGCGACCGAGCGGCTCCGGGGCGCGCGCGCCGCGCAGGAGCGGCTCATCGCGGGCGCTGCGCACGAGCTGCGCACGCCGCTGACGTTGATGCGCACGAGCATGGACCTGGCCCTGCGGAGGGATAGGAGCCCGGACGCGCTACGCGCCAGCTTGCTGGAGGCCCGCGCGGAGGTCGACCGGTTGGCGGTGCTCGCGGGCAACATGCTGGACCTCGCCGTGGCGGGGAGGGGCGCGTGGGACCGCCGGCGCGGCGACCTGTCGACCCTGGTCACCCAGTCGGTGGAGGGCGCGCGCGCCGAGGCCGAGCGACGAGGGCAGCTCATCCGCCTGGAGACCTCCGGCGCCGCGGTGGCGCACTTCGACGCCGGGGCCTTGCGCCAGGCCGTGGACAACCTGCTGTCCAACGCCCTCAAGTTCTCGCCCGAAGGGGGCGAGGTCGTCGTGCGCCTGTCACGTGCCGGGGGACGCCATCAGCTGCGCGTCGTGGATTCGGGCCCGGGCATCCCGCTCGCCGAGCGCGAGGCCGTGTTCGAGCCCTTCCACCGGGTGCTGGGGACCCGGCACACGCCGGGGACGGGGCTGGGGCTGGCCATCGTCCGGGAGGTGGCCGAGCAGCATGGCGGCCGGGCCTATATCGCGCCAGGCCGTGAGGAGGCTGGCGCGGAGGTCGTCCTCGAGGTGCCGGCCTCCGCGCCCCCGGAGCGCTCAGGGTGA
- a CDS encoding response regulator transcription factor: MRLLLVEDEEKMVSLLQRGLMEEGHDVEVCVTGNAALERGLDDGYDVIVLDWALPGMDGVTLLKHWRHGGVRTPVLMLTARGTTPEKVAGLRAGADDYLVKPFDFEELLARLEALARRGDGEDGPVRLGALVLDPRRRVLRRGGREESLTSREFALFSALARHPGEAQVRSRLLTQAWGPDFDGNGNVLDVYVGYLRTKLERLEVTDVAIRSVRGVGYKLAVSGDAPP, from the coding sequence ATGAGGCTATTGCTCGTCGAGGACGAGGAGAAGATGGTGAGTCTGCTCCAACGCGGGCTCATGGAGGAGGGCCACGACGTCGAGGTCTGCGTGACGGGGAACGCGGCGCTCGAGCGGGGCCTCGATGACGGCTATGACGTCATCGTCCTGGACTGGGCGCTGCCAGGCATGGACGGTGTCACGCTCCTCAAGCATTGGAGGCACGGCGGGGTCCGCACGCCGGTGTTGATGCTCACCGCGCGCGGCACCACGCCGGAGAAGGTGGCGGGCCTGCGCGCCGGCGCGGACGACTACCTGGTGAAGCCCTTCGACTTCGAGGAGCTGCTGGCGCGCCTGGAGGCGCTGGCCCGGCGCGGTGACGGGGAGGATGGCCCGGTGCGCCTGGGGGCGTTGGTGCTCGACCCGCGCCGCCGCGTGCTGCGCAGGGGCGGCCGCGAGGAATCGCTCACGTCGCGCGAGTTCGCGCTCTTCTCCGCGCTGGCGCGTCACCCGGGCGAGGCGCAGGTGCGCTCGCGGCTGCTCACCCAGGCGTGGGGGCCGGACTTCGACGGCAACGGCAACGTGTTGGACGTGTACGTGGGCTATCTGCGCACCAAGCTGGAGCGGTTGGAGGTGACGGATGTCGCCATCCGCTCCGTGCGCGGCGTGGGGTACAAGCTGGCGGTGAGCGGGGACGCGCCACCGTGA
- a CDS encoding alpha/beta fold hydrolase: MPYRRTTRFVVAPDGTRVAWHTHTGDLREESAEGVLRPRPTVLLTNGIGTSENFWRHIVASLEQDHRVVHWNYRGHGGSETSRSGHYGIPVHVDDLERVTEEVMARGDGRPPHHIAFSMGVRVLLELYRRRPDLVPAMTLIAGTPGAPGSGAGAPLSGRALLSTVRNVFRAVTPALPVAAPVARAVMASRFAYPMARAVGALRARAPRPDIDEFLYALRTMSPQAYWYTLRGLAEGHAWDVLPRLDVPILIIAARDDILVPLREMVRMRDALPQARWLQVDDAGHAGLLEAGTEIADAVRAFLTEHGFEGVGEGARMARPSSPS; encoded by the coding sequence ATGCCCTATCGTCGCACCACGCGCTTCGTCGTCGCCCCGGATGGAACCCGGGTGGCCTGGCATACGCACACCGGCGACCTCCGGGAGGAGAGCGCGGAGGGCGTGCTGCGGCCCCGGCCCACGGTGTTGCTGACCAACGGCATCGGCACGTCGGAGAACTTCTGGCGCCACATCGTCGCCAGCCTCGAGCAGGACCACCGCGTGGTCCATTGGAACTACCGGGGCCATGGCGGGAGCGAGACGTCCCGGAGCGGGCACTACGGCATCCCCGTGCACGTGGACGACCTGGAGCGCGTCACCGAGGAGGTGATGGCGCGCGGCGACGGGCGGCCCCCACACCACATCGCCTTCTCCATGGGCGTGCGGGTGCTGCTGGAGCTGTACCGCCGCCGGCCGGACCTGGTGCCCGCGATGACGCTCATCGCGGGGACACCCGGGGCGCCGGGGTCCGGGGCGGGGGCCCCCCTGTCGGGGCGGGCCCTGCTGTCCACCGTGCGCAACGTGTTCCGCGCCGTCACCCCCGCGCTCCCCGTCGCCGCGCCCGTGGCGCGAGCGGTGATGGCCAGCCGCTTCGCCTATCCCATGGCTCGCGCGGTGGGCGCGCTCCGGGCCCGCGCGCCCCGGCCGGACATCGACGAGTTCCTCTACGCGCTGCGGACGATGAGCCCCCAGGCGTACTGGTACACCCTCCGGGGACTGGCCGAGGGGCACGCCTGGGACGTGCTGCCGCGGCTCGACGTGCCCATCCTCATCATCGCCGCGCGCGACGACATCCTGGTCCCCCTGCGGGAGATGGTCCGCATGCGCGACGCGCTGCCCCAGGCCCGGTGGCTCCAGGTGGATGACGCCGGTCATGCCGGCCTGTTGGAGGCCGGCACGGAGATCGCCGACGCGGTGCGCGCCTTCCTGACGGAGCATGGCTTCGAAGGGGTGGGCGAGGGTGCGCGGATGGCGCGTCCCTCCTCCCCGTCCTGA
- a CDS encoding phytanoyl-CoA dioxygenase family protein, with protein sequence MLHEDALQVDIAGALAHYAEHGYARLGRVLSDAGLEALRERADDLMLGRVAYPGMFFQPDATTGRYEDAPLGLGWQGPSLDYRKLEKLEKDPRFLAWMENPLFERVVRARIPGDVVLYRAILFHKGQAGGSNLPWHQDGGRLWGLTREPELQLWTALDDAPVGGGCLEVIPGSHWGGLVTELGGVIPPDAVEAGDAERRALPLPAAAGEVILVHNHVWHRSGRGRPGQRRRAFSACYMSADIHCVRKKKAPRVFPAVFRR encoded by the coding sequence ATGCTTCACGAGGATGCCCTCCAGGTCGACATCGCCGGCGCGCTCGCGCATTACGCCGAGCACGGCTACGCCCGGCTGGGACGGGTCCTGAGCGACGCGGGCCTGGAGGCGCTGCGCGAGCGTGCGGATGACCTCATGCTCGGCCGGGTGGCCTACCCGGGCATGTTCTTCCAGCCGGACGCCACCACCGGCCGCTACGAGGACGCGCCGCTGGGCCTGGGCTGGCAGGGCCCGTCGCTCGACTACCGCAAGCTGGAGAAGCTGGAGAAGGACCCGCGCTTCCTCGCGTGGATGGAGAACCCGCTGTTCGAGCGCGTCGTGCGCGCGCGCATCCCGGGCGATGTCGTGCTCTACCGCGCCATCTTGTTCCACAAGGGGCAGGCGGGTGGCAGCAACCTGCCCTGGCACCAGGATGGCGGCCGGCTCTGGGGCCTCACGCGAGAGCCGGAGCTCCAGCTGTGGACCGCGCTGGACGACGCGCCCGTGGGCGGCGGCTGCCTGGAGGTCATCCCCGGCAGCCACTGGGGCGGCCTGGTGACGGAGCTGGGAGGCGTCATCCCCCCGGACGCCGTGGAGGCGGGGGACGCCGAACGCCGCGCCCTGCCCCTCCCCGCCGCCGCCGGCGAGGTCATCCTCGTCCACAACCACGTGTGGCACCGCTCCGGCCGGGGACGCCCCGGGCAGCGCCGCCGGGCCTTCTCCGCCTGCTACATGAGCGCGGACATCCACTGCGTCCGCAAGAAGAAGGCCCCGCGCGTCTTCCCCGCCGTCTTCCGGCGGTAG
- a CDS encoding ATP-binding protein: MKYLCISAELRHPVAEELRRQGQEVRVVFGVPEADTALVHEHVDVLVVEAASLVGDARWLDALRGRARPEELLVLGLADAATDAALAPLLAAGVDEFLVAPFRAEEVRARRALLERRSVARRQLQRSEASARGEMSRLAEIIQVQSEVALAGFDLATVMDLLCERSRRLCGADGAAVALMRDGYVEYEVATGSLAEHRGFRLPLTGTLTGDSLLRGEVMRTDDAEDDVRVDVDATRRVGVRSMVCVPLWREARPVGALNVTSRQPHAFDDRDVRTLELMAGLLGAAMGNAAEVDARHAVMAERTAALAALQESQELFASFMNHGPAVAYMKDEQGRRVWVNEPYRHFFGLKDDVDVSLLSDVALMPAASAEHVRREDQAVLDSGVASASEGMIPSPDGTERHWLTYRFILKERTGRRLLGGVSLDITDRKAMQAQLVVSDRLAAVGTLAAGVAHEINNPLAFVLSNLSFLAVELKNVARELPEGRTSEMEEVLREAVDGAHRVRQIVRDLRTFSRGDEDVATAVNLQAVLESAITMARGELKMRAQVVRDYRDVPPVEGSEGRFGQVFLNLLINAAHAIPEGRPEHNEVRVTLRPAGERVVVEVRDTGVGMTPEVRARIFDPFFTTKPVGVGTGLGLSICHGIVTGFGGEISVESEPGRGSTFRVSLPLGQGARELPPPRRMPLVG; this comes from the coding sequence ATGAAGTATCTGTGCATCAGCGCTGAGCTTCGTCATCCAGTGGCCGAGGAGCTCCGCCGCCAGGGGCAGGAGGTCCGCGTGGTCTTTGGCGTCCCGGAGGCGGACACGGCGTTGGTGCACGAACACGTGGACGTGCTCGTCGTGGAGGCCGCGTCGCTGGTGGGGGACGCGCGCTGGCTGGACGCGCTGCGCGGGCGCGCGCGCCCCGAGGAGCTGCTGGTGCTCGGGTTGGCGGACGCGGCGACGGACGCCGCGCTGGCGCCGCTGCTGGCCGCGGGCGTGGACGAGTTCCTGGTGGCGCCGTTCCGCGCGGAGGAGGTGCGCGCGCGGCGGGCGCTGCTGGAGCGCAGGTCCGTGGCGCGGCGGCAGCTCCAGCGCTCGGAGGCCTCCGCCCGGGGAGAGATGTCCCGGCTGGCGGAGATCATCCAGGTCCAGTCGGAGGTGGCGCTCGCGGGCTTCGACCTGGCGACGGTGATGGACCTGTTGTGCGAGCGCTCCCGGCGGCTGTGCGGCGCGGATGGCGCGGCGGTGGCGCTGATGCGCGACGGGTACGTCGAATACGAGGTGGCCACCGGCTCGCTCGCCGAACACAGGGGCTTCCGCCTCCCGCTGACGGGGACGCTCACCGGGGACAGCCTGCTGCGCGGCGAGGTCATGCGCACGGACGACGCCGAGGACGACGTGCGCGTCGACGTGGACGCCACGCGGCGGGTGGGCGTGCGCTCCATGGTGTGCGTGCCGCTGTGGCGCGAGGCGCGGCCGGTGGGCGCGCTCAACGTGACGTCGCGCCAGCCCCACGCGTTCGACGACCGGGACGTGCGCACGCTGGAGCTGATGGCGGGGCTGTTGGGCGCGGCCATGGGCAACGCGGCGGAGGTCGACGCGCGCCACGCGGTGATGGCCGAGCGCACCGCGGCGCTCGCGGCCCTCCAGGAGTCGCAGGAGCTGTTCGCGTCCTTCATGAACCATGGCCCCGCCGTGGCGTACATGAAGGACGAGCAGGGGCGGCGCGTCTGGGTGAACGAACCCTATCGTCACTTCTTCGGGCTGAAGGACGACGTGGACGTCAGCCTGCTTTCGGACGTGGCGCTGATGCCGGCCGCGTCCGCGGAGCACGTGCGCCGCGAGGACCAGGCGGTGCTCGACTCCGGGGTGGCCAGCGCCTCCGAGGGGATGATTCCCTCGCCGGACGGGACGGAGCGCCACTGGCTCACGTATCGCTTCATCCTGAAGGAGCGCACGGGCCGGCGGCTGCTGGGCGGCGTGTCGCTGGACATCACCGACCGCAAGGCGATGCAGGCGCAGCTCGTGGTGTCGGACCGGCTGGCGGCGGTGGGCACCCTGGCGGCGGGGGTGGCGCATGAAATCAACAACCCGCTGGCCTTCGTGCTCTCCAACCTGTCCTTCCTGGCGGTGGAGCTGAAGAACGTGGCGCGCGAGCTGCCGGAGGGGCGGACGTCGGAGATGGAGGAGGTGCTGCGCGAGGCCGTGGACGGCGCGCACCGCGTGCGGCAGATCGTCCGCGACCTGCGCACGTTCTCGCGAGGCGACGAGGACGTCGCCACCGCCGTCAACCTCCAGGCGGTGCTGGAGTCGGCCATCACCATGGCGCGGGGCGAGCTGAAGATGCGCGCGCAGGTCGTCCGGGACTACCGCGACGTGCCCCCGGTGGAGGGCAGCGAGGGCCGCTTCGGCCAGGTGTTCCTCAACCTGCTCATCAACGCCGCGCACGCGATTCCCGAGGGGCGTCCCGAGCACAACGAGGTGCGCGTCACGCTCCGCCCGGCCGGGGAGCGCGTCGTCGTGGAGGTGCGGGACACCGGCGTGGGCATGACGCCGGAGGTGCGCGCGCGCATCTTCGACCCGTTCTTCACCACGAAGCCGGTGGGCGTGGGGACCGGCCTGGGGCTGTCCATCTGCCACGGCATCGTCACCGGCTTCGGCGGGGAGATTTCGGTGGAGAGCGAGCCGGGCCGTGGCAGCACCTTCCGGGTGTCGCTGCCGCTGGGCCAGGGCGCGCGGGAGCTGCCGCCCCCCCGGCGCATGCCCCTGGTGGGGTGA
- a CDS encoding WbqC family protein, with the protein MSGVPGVVVAEQPHYLPWVDFYEQVARAGTFVVLDNVQWLRRGWQRRTRVSLPANVPTPPPTEPGFQWLSIPLEDPHRDQLISELAVDTRQPWARRHLHALVTLYGRRPHFATQVLPRLEPFYDMAARESGPGSLLRVLLASMALFHEPLGLKPDIVLASTLERRGEDKSARLVEYCRQLGAHTYYSGLGSSLYLQVGLFRDADVRVLWQRFRHPDYAQGREGRFVQGMSIVDVLSNVPVEQVRRWLEPSPWGPFAPAP; encoded by the coding sequence TTGTCGGGTGTCCCGGGAGTCGTCGTCGCCGAGCAGCCCCACTACCTGCCCTGGGTCGATTTCTACGAACAGGTGGCGCGCGCGGGGACCTTCGTCGTGCTGGACAACGTGCAATGGCTGCGACGGGGCTGGCAGCGGCGCACGCGTGTCAGCCTGCCGGCGAACGTGCCCACACCGCCCCCCACCGAGCCCGGCTTCCAATGGCTGTCCATTCCGCTGGAGGACCCACACCGGGACCAGCTCATCTCCGAACTGGCGGTGGACACGCGCCAGCCCTGGGCGCGTCGACACCTGCACGCGCTGGTGACGCTGTACGGGCGCCGGCCCCATTTCGCCACCCAGGTGCTGCCACGGCTGGAGCCCTTCTACGACATGGCCGCGCGCGAGTCGGGGCCGGGCTCGCTGCTGCGCGTGCTGCTGGCGAGCATGGCGCTGTTCCACGAACCGCTCGGCTTGAAACCGGACATCGTGCTGGCCTCCACGCTGGAGCGTCGGGGCGAGGACAAGTCCGCGCGGCTGGTCGAGTACTGTCGACAGCTGGGCGCGCACACGTACTACTCGGGCCTGGGTTCGTCGCTGTATCTCCAGGTGGGGCTGTTCCGCGACGCGGACGTGCGCGTGCTGTGGCAGCGCTTCCGCCACCCGGACTACGCGCAGGGGCGCGAGGGGCGCTTCGTGCAGGGCATGTCCATCGTGGACGTGCTGTCCAACGTCCCCGTGGAGCAGGTGCGCCGGTGGCTGGAGCCCTCCCCGTGGGGGCCCTTCGCCCCGGCGCCCTGA
- a CDS encoding ATPase, translated as MTLFRRPSPTTAGDPNDESSRSVTPTETPVAPDVPSPVLSSPPRPRPGANSALPERRPAPGGPPPRPPSAEDDGPEFPTERRPVAPSGTPERRPPPGPSPSVIVSSQEPPRRPAAPAAPPAAAGGPERRPPSAAPGAAFNGPERRTIPPPAYSGTERRGAVTGSRRALDPSMEQRFWPAQPRALEDTGLTATFVEELVLKALFFAGEMRGMDLASRLQLPTSVVDDIIEGLRRQKYVDIRGGGASGVGKSTMIYQLTPFVTDVLRQILDRNRYNGPAPIPFQEYVAAVKKQTVRGNRITRARMQDKFGDLIIRDYIYDGIGPAMNSGRAIFFYGPPGNGKTAICQGMVNCFEGDVFIPHAILIDDFVVRVFDSNLHKPVEDDNGPSYDRRWVRCRRPLVVVGGELTLEMLDLVYSPEVKYYEAPFQMKASNGMLLIDDFGRQKVSPRDLLNRWIVPLESDIDMLTLHTGKKLQVPFDVFAAFSTNLDPSALVDDAFLRRVRYKLEVRRPDEEQFHQIFEVMCRKRGVAYNANAVDYLIDAHYRPTNRPFAACQPRDLLDQVIDMSHYLGQEPRLDPALLDAAVRSYFVRFDKAVEATAASAS; from the coding sequence ATGACCCTGTTCAGGCGGCCGTCCCCCACGACGGCGGGTGATCCGAACGACGAGTCGAGCCGAAGCGTCACCCCCACGGAGACGCCGGTCGCTCCGGACGTGCCCAGCCCGGTGCTCAGCTCTCCTCCACGCCCCCGCCCGGGGGCCAACTCGGCCCTGCCCGAGCGTCGCCCCGCCCCGGGAGGCCCGCCCCCCCGCCCCCCGTCGGCGGAGGACGACGGCCCCGAGTTCCCCACCGAGCGTCGTCCCGTCGCTCCCTCCGGGACGCCCGAGCGCCGTCCCCCTCCCGGGCCCTCGCCCTCGGTCATCGTCAGCAGTCAGGAGCCCCCGCGCCGTCCCGCCGCCCCCGCGGCGCCCCCGGCCGCCGCAGGAGGCCCGGAGCGCCGCCCGCCCTCCGCCGCGCCCGGGGCGGCGTTCAATGGCCCGGAGCGCCGCACCATCCCGCCCCCCGCCTACAGCGGCACGGAGCGCCGGGGCGCGGTCACCGGTTCACGCCGCGCGCTCGATCCGAGCATGGAGCAGCGCTTCTGGCCCGCCCAGCCGCGCGCCCTGGAGGACACCGGCCTCACCGCGACCTTCGTGGAGGAGCTGGTCCTCAAGGCCCTCTTCTTCGCCGGTGAGATGCGCGGCATGGACCTGGCGTCCCGCCTCCAGCTGCCCACCTCCGTCGTCGACGACATCATCGAAGGGCTGCGTCGCCAGAAGTACGTCGACATCCGCGGCGGCGGCGCGTCCGGCGTGGGCAAGTCCACGATGATCTACCAGCTCACGCCGTTCGTGACGGACGTGCTGCGGCAGATCCTCGACCGCAACCGCTACAACGGCCCGGCGCCCATCCCCTTCCAGGAGTACGTCGCCGCGGTGAAGAAGCAGACCGTGCGCGGCAACCGCATCACCCGCGCGCGGATGCAGGACAAGTTCGGCGACCTCATCATCCGCGACTACATCTACGACGGCATCGGCCCCGCGATGAACTCCGGCCGCGCCATCTTCTTCTACGGTCCTCCGGGCAACGGCAAGACGGCCATCTGCCAGGGCATGGTGAACTGCTTCGAGGGGGACGTCTTCATCCCCCACGCCATCCTCATCGACGACTTCGTGGTGCGCGTCTTCGACTCCAACCTGCACAAGCCGGTGGAGGACGACAACGGCCCCTCGTACGACCGGCGCTGGGTGCGGTGCCGCCGCCCGCTCGTCGTCGTCGGTGGCGAGCTGACGCTGGAGATGCTCGACCTCGTCTACTCGCCGGAGGTGAAGTACTACGAGGCGCCGTTCCAGATGAAGGCGAGCAACGGCATGCTCCTCATCGACGACTTCGGCCGGCAGAAGGTCTCTCCCCGAGATTTGCTCAACCGGTGGATCGTCCCGCTGGAGAGCGACATCGACATGCTCACCCTGCACACTGGCAAGAAGCTGCAGGTGCCCTTCGACGTGTTCGCCGCCTTCTCCACCAACCTCGACCCGAGCGCGCTCGTGGACGACGCCTTCCTGCGCCGGGTCCGCTACAAGCTGGAGGTGCGCCGCCCGGACGAGGAGCAGTTCCACCAGATCTTCGAGGTGATGTGTCGCAAGCGCGGCGTGGCCTACAACGCCAACGCCGTCGACTACCTCATCGACGCGCACTACCGGCCCACCAACCGGCCCTTCGCCGCGTGTCAGCCGCGCGACCTGCTCGACCAGGTCATCGACATGTCCCATTACCTGGGCCAGGAGCCCCGGTTGGACCCGGCCCTGCTCGACGCGGCCGTGCGCAGCTACTTCGTGCGCTTCGACAAGGCCGTCGAGGCCACCGCCGCCTCGGCCTCCTGA